A window of Gossypium raimondii isolate GPD5lz chromosome 7, ASM2569854v1, whole genome shotgun sequence genomic DNA:
tttttttttttttttgtggggtGGGGATTGGGGTTAGATTGTGCTGATAAAAAACTGAGTATACGACAAGCATTTTAGTAAAAGAAGGAATAAGTACAACAATATGTGATCCAACTTGGTAGTCAAGTGATACCAATACAGTGCCTTAAGTAACTGGGGATGATAGTTCAGAAAGAAGAGGAGTTCAATGGAGATGTTAACCATAGAATCAAAGTTGGGTGGTTCAAGTTGAGCAATATATGGTACAGAACGTTGGGCTAACAAAAAGCAACATATATAGTACTCAACGATAAGTATATTTTCACTACAgtttaaacaattatttttttaaaattaccgaATTATCTAACCTATTTCAGAGATGCAGAAAAACTgtcatatgtatatacatgttacatataaaaaaacttCATTCATTAATAAATGAATCATATGGTGATTATGTTCAAAAGTCGTCATCAATAATTGATTTAGTTCTTCTAAACCTAGCAAGCACATCATACAGCATTAAAACATGGAAGATGATATTACTAAGAAGAATGTTTAGCTACATTTAAGACTTAGGCCCAATAAAGATATTTAACAGAGCCCCCATATTAAAGTTTTCAAGGTTCTTTCTATTATGCTTCTACAACACTCAAAAAGATTGTGCCACTAAATTCTTATGAACATCATTGATAATTCTTCGAAAAAATTATGGCAAATTCTTCAATCTAAAATCGTTTAAAGAATGAACATAGGATGCTAAGTGACAAGTCTTACCTCTATTTTCTTGTCTCTTACTAACGCTATAACCCCCGACATAAGTAGGAGAACTTTTGCCCAAAACATCAGAAGTGGCACTACCAAGTCCATACCCAAAGGAATGAAAACCATCTCGCTCAAACATTGATGATCTCCAAGCAGTATCCCCATAAACTGAAGCTCCACTATACAGGTCCACAAAGGCTCCATCATAGCCACCATTTGATGCTGCATATGATGATGTCGCCACTAGATTGGTCCCACTATTTCTTCCATACCCTGCTGTTTCCAGTCCAAATCTATTATAACCACTTCCGTAGCCGAAATTCAGACTATTGCTAGAAACATCAATCCCTCCACCATGACTGGGACTTCCAGAAGAACCCCAATTAATCCTGTTCCCAAAGACACTTCCTCCTATACTCCCGCTTCCAGATCCCATACATGCACTTGAACTAACAACATTTGTGTTATAATTGATCCCCCCATTTCCTAAAAGATTACGGGTCATTGAGCTGAAAAAGGAAGTGTTACCTCCACTTCTTCCATCATACCCAATAGGACTAGCGAATCTACTTGTATTTCCAATATAGTAAGGACTTAATCCTCGTCCATAGCTCATATTACTACTAAAATTTGcactatttccaaaatttggGTTCAACCCTGGCTCAAAGTTCATGCCCATTCCATAACCAGAACCAAAAGGAGGAAACCCGCTTCGACCACTAGCAATTGGACTGAATCTACCATCCATCCCAAGTCCATAACCTCCAACATTGCTTGGAGTAAATCCTTGAGCATAGCCATTAAGAAAGCTGTTGACACTATTCATACCATAGTTAAATCCACCAAGGGAACTACGACTAGAAACAGGTGATAATTCTTTGGGAACTGCTCTTTTGACCTCAACCATTTTACCGTTCAGTTCATGGAATTTTTTTAGCAACACTTGGTCCACTGCTTCTTCTGAATCATAAGAAATGAATCCAAAACCCCTAGGCCTTTGGGTGTTATGATCATACATCACCACTACATCTGTTATATTTCCAAACTGatcaaaatactttttaaagtCACTCTCTGTGACAGTTGATGCTAAACCTCCAACAAAAATCTTTCTTGCCCGGCCTGGACCTAGAGAACCATGGATGCTGCTAGTGCTTCTACTCATAATGTTTTGCTCATCCCTAGGAACTGCCTTCTTTGCCTCAACCTGAGCATAACATAATTAActcaataatgaaaataaaacttaaacacAATAAACTCTTTTAGCTCAATATAAGTAATTATACTAAATGAAGAATTACAACCATAACTAATACTATCATTGCAAGGAAAATGATATATAACAGGAAGCAAGGTTACTCTTGgcccaaatttgaaatttagctAGACAGGGAACTAGAATAATATAAATTCCTGCAATTAGAATATCAGGATCATAATTTCAATAAGGAATTTAGATTTCATCTGTTGCTTCAATAACCTAATAGCATAAATGATAAACATagtacataaaaaaaatgatcTAAAAATGTGTGCTTAAAGATCAACAACTTACCATCCTGCCATCAATGTTGTGTTTCTCCTTGATGACTCTATCAGAAACAGCTGGGTCGGCGAAAACAACGAAACCAAAACCACGAGCACGCCCTGTGGTCCGATCCTTCATGATCACTGCCTCTACCACTTCACCATAACTATCGAAATACTCTTTGAGACGCTGTTCATTGGTGTCCCAAGATATCCCACCGATAAATAGTTTACCATTTTCAGACATCTTTCTCTACATTCATGAAAAACTAGTTCCATCaatataaaatctaaactatctacattttcaaatcaaatataaacttTAACATAAAAAAGGGTCAAATCTATCACTGGATCCAATGCAagacataaaaatttcaaggagaTAAAAACAGTAATAGACCAAgcaaaaaaacaatataaaaatgttCTTCCTTGGagaataaatttgataataacgAATCAAAATGTTGCCTTTTATTGACTATAGTAGTCCAAATGCAATAATGAAGATGCATTTGAAcgcattttattttaacaacaAAAGTATAACCGAAACACATGATAACTTCCtttctaattcaaaatttagaaacaaCAGATCATTCAACAACAATCAACCGACCAACCCCATAATTTAATATcacttgaaattcaaaaatgaaaagaaaaaaaaacccatttggacAATCAATCAAAAAtctgatataattgtaaaagtttattgGAAAACCCATTTCCAGATTCATCAGCAAGAAAGATAAAAGAACGCACCAATGAAAAGAGACGCAAGTAGCAAATGTTAGAAGAAACTAAGATCTGAGAGGAGGCACAATAAATACAAGAACAGAGGAGGTTAATTTCATcctctttcttctcttttatttgCCTTCCCTCGTtcagataatataattttgctcTTATAAAACTTTCAATCTTGCTTTTTCTCCTTCAATTAAgacatcattaaaaaaaaagtttaaaggaAAATAGAGAAATGTTGTAAAGAGATATGGAAGGtttcaatttctaaataattatatttattaggtTTCGCAAGAAAGGAAGGGGGTTGATCTCGTAAATGTAGTGGGGTGAGATTTGGCTTCTTCTACTCCTTTTTATACTTAATGGTGATAATTTTAGTCTACCGTCGCATCTTCATCTGCCTTAATGCTCCTCCCTTTCTCCTATCAATTGATTGTTACACTGctatgatattttgtttttcttgtttcttattttggattttcagttattatttaaatctaaatctaaattaaatttggaattaattttatttgtaattaacaataaattaataaaagttgttAATAACAATCTAAACAAATTAAACCTAACAACTTCACAAAATCGAACACGTAAGAAttctaaacaaattaaaaatttcataacaatctCAAATAACTAAGTATTCAAACATAAACTTCAATCTAAAATTCCAAACAGAAAAGTCATATAAAATCACtaattatataatgtaattGTATATGTCATAATCTATTATAAAATTAGCTAtatgtttaaggtttaaatttaCATATCATTAAGAGTGCATTTGGTTCAAGGAATGTAAGGTTATGTTTCGTAATAAAAGATTACGGGGTGGAATGTTTGATATGTTCCATTAccttatttgatttatttgactGACATGTAAGATTCAGGTATTCGGTTGACGGAATGTAAGATTATTTAGAAGTATAATGTACTAAATTATCTTTGTTATAAAAAACTATTAACAAGTTTagttcatttaatattttataatctt
This region includes:
- the LOC105799871 gene encoding heterogeneous nuclear ribonucleoprotein 1; this translates as MSENGKLFIGGISWDTNEQRLKEYFDSYGEVVEAVIMKDRTTGRARGFGFVVFADPAVSDRVIKEKHNIDGRMVEAKKAVPRDEQNIMSRSTSSIHGSLGPGRARKIFVGGLASTVTESDFKKYFDQFGNITDVVVMYDHNTQRPRGFGFISYDSEEAVDQVLLKKFHELNGKMVEVKRAVPKELSPVSSRSSLGGFNYGMNSVNSFLNGYAQGFTPSNVGGYGLGMDGRFSPIASGRSGFPPFGSGYGMGMNFEPGLNPNFGNSANFSSNMSYGRGLSPYYIGNTSRFASPIGYDGRSGGNTSFFSSMTRNLLGNGGINYNTNVVSSSACMGSGSGSIGGSVFGNRINWGSSGSPSHGGGIDVSSNSLNFGYGSGYNRFGLETAGYGRNSGTNLVATSSYAASNGGYDGAFVDLYSGASVYGDTAWRSSMFERDGFHSFGYGLGSATSDVLGKSSPTYVGGYSVSKRQENRGKTCHLASYVHSLNDFRLKNLP